A stretch of Henckelia pumila isolate YLH828 chromosome 4, ASM3356847v2, whole genome shotgun sequence DNA encodes these proteins:
- the LOC140894580 gene encoding ribonuclease TUDOR 1, with the protein MTSSAVWLRGRVKAVPSGDTLVIMGNSKAEIPPEKSITLSSLMAPKLGAPHRGSIDEPFAWDSREFLRKLCIGKEVTFKVDYTVASINREFGSVFLGDNINVALAVVAAGWAKVKDVGQQKGEASPYLAELLRLEEQAKQQGVGRWSRVPGASEASVRNLPPSAMSDPGSFDAVALLAANRGSPLEAIVDHVRDGTTLRVHLLPDFQYVQVFVAGIQSPSAGRRAASETAVVADTASTEQNGDSAAESRAPLTSAKRFAASSASMVEVPPDPFGREAKHFTESRVLHRDVRVVLEGVDKFSNLTGSVFYPDGESAKDLALELVENGLAKYVEWSASLLEDDARRKLKNAELQAKKARLRMWTNYVPPASNSKAIHDQNFTGKVIEVVSGDCIIVADDSMPFGDPSAERRVNLSSIRGPKMGNPRKDQKPDPYARDAKEFLRTRLIGRQVHVAMEYSRKVSLADGPAASSGSTETRVMDFGSVFLPTKDGIEPASGTGSQQTGANIAELLVARGFATVVRHRDFEERSNHYDGLLSAESRAISGKKGMHSAKEPPVRHVTDLLTASAKKAKDFLPSLQRSGRMTAVVEYVLSGHRFKIDIPKATCSLAFSLSGVRCPGRGEPYSEEAISFMRRRIMQRDVEIEVETVDKTGTFLGTLWESRTNMSIPLLEAGLAKLQSFGIDRIQDAHLLAQAEQSAKQKKLKIWENHVEGEEVPNGSAIERRQKEEIKVVVTEVLGGGKFYVQSVSDQKVAAIQKQLASLNLHDAPLIGAFNPKRGDIVLSQFSADNSWNRAMIVNTPRGAVESANDQFEVFYIDYGNQETVPFSHLRPVDPSVSSAPGLAQLCGLAFVKVPNLEDDYGQEAAVRLSKHLLSASKEFRALIEERDTSGGKVKGQGTGTIFMVTLIDPEADISINAIMLQEGLARLEKRRRWEPKDRQEVLDALEKYQKEAREKRLAMWEYGDIASDDEDMAPPARKATGKR; encoded by the exons ATGACGTCGTCAGCTGTATGGTTGAGGGGAAGAGTTAAAGCTGTTCCGTCTGGAGACACCTTGGTAATAATGGGAAACTCCAAGGCTGAGATTCCCCCAGAGAAGAGCATCACTTTGTCATCGCTAATGGCTCCAAAGTTG ggCGCACCACACAGAGGTAGTATCGATGAGCCTTTTGCATGGGACAGCAGAGAATTCCTAAGGAAGCTTTGTATTGGAAAG GAAGTCACTTTCAAAGTGGATTACACTGTTGCATCCATAAACCGGGAGTTCGGCTCTGTTTTCCTTGGAGACAACATCAATGTGGCTTTAGCCGTTGTCGCTGCAGGCTGGGCGAag GTTAAAGATGTAGGTCAACAGAAAGGAGAAGCCAGTCCTTATTTAGCAGAGTTGCTTCGGCTTGAAGAACAAGCCAAACAGCAAGGTGTGGGTCGCTGGAGCAGG GTACCAGGTGCTTCTGAGGCTTCTGTTAGGAACTTGCCTCCATCAGCCATGAGCGATCCTGGCAGTTTTGATGCTGTGGCTCTCTTGGCTGCAAATAGAGGTAGTCCTTTGGAGGCTATTGTGGACCACGTTCGTGATGGAACCACGCTTCGTGTACATTTGCTTCCAGATTTTCAGTATGTCCAAGTGTTTGTTGCTGGGATTCAG TCACCATCTGCGGGTAGGAGGGCTGCATCGGAAACTGCCGTTGTAGCTGACACAGCCTCGACCGAACAAAATGGAGATTCAGCGGCGGAATCTCGTGCCCCATTAACATCGGCAAAGAGATTTGCTGCCTCTTCAGCATCCATGGTTGAAGTTCCTCCAGATCCCTTTGGTAGAGAAGCAAAACATTTCACTGAGTCTCGTGTGTTGCACAGAGAT GTCCGGGTTGTATTAGAGGGTGTTGACAAATTTAGCAATTTAACTGGTTCGGTATTTTATCCTGATGGGGAATCAGCAAAGGACTTGGCATTGGAGCTTGTTGAAAAT GGTTTAGCTAAATATGTGGAATGGAGCGCAAGCTTGTTGGAAGATGATGCTAGAAGGAAGTTGAAGAATGCTGAGCTTCAAGCAAAGAAGGCCCGGTTAAGGATGTGGACTAACTATGTTCCCCCTGCATCGAACTCGAAGGCCATTCATGACCAAAACTTTACAGGAAAA GTCATTGAAGTTGTGAGTGGGGATTGTATCATTGTTGCTGATGACTCAATGCCATTTGGAGATCCATCTGCAGAGCGACGAGTCAATCTCTCAAGCATAAGGGGTCCTAAAATGGGTAATCCTCGTAAAGATCAAAAACCTGATCCCTATGCTCGTGATGCAAAGGAATTTCTGAGAACACGCTTAATTGGCCGTCAA GTGCATGTTGCGATGGAGTATTCTAGGAAGGTTAGTTTGGCTGATGGGCCTGCTGCTTCATCCGGATCAACTGAAACGAGAGTGATGGATTTTGGATCTGTCTTCCTTCCAACCAAAGATGGGATTGAGCCTGCATCTGGAACAGGCAGTCAACAGACTGGGGCAAATATTGCTGAGCTATTAGTAGCTCGTGGTTTTGCCACTGTTGTCAGACATCGTGATTTTGAGGAGAGATCAAATCATTATGATGGCCTTCTTTCTGCCGAATCTCGTGCAATTTCTGGGAAGAAGGGCATGCATTCCGCCAAAGAGCCTCCAGTGAGGCATGTAACTGATCTGCTAACG GCTTCTGCCAAGAAAGCGAAAGACTTCTTGCCCTCTTTGCAACGCAGTGGGAGGATGACTGCTGTTGTTGAATATGTGCTCAGTGGCCatcgatttaaaattgatattccCAAAGCAACCTGCAGCCTTGCTTTCTCATTATCTGGGGTTAGATGTCCTGGTCGTGGAGAGCCTTATTCTGAAGAAGCTATTTCGTTTATGAGAAGGAGAATAATGCAGAGGGATGTTGAG ATTGAAGTAGAAACTGTTGATAAAACCGGAACTTTCTTGGGAACCCTATGGGAGTCCAGAACCAATATGTCAATACCTCTTCTGGAAGCTGGCCTGGCAAAGCTTCAATCTTTTGGCATTGATAGGATCCAGGATGCTCACCTTCTGGCTCAAGCAGAGCAGTCAGCAAAACAAAAGAAGTTGAAG ATATGGGAGAATCATGTAGAGGGAGAAGAAGTTCCTAATGGTTCAGCTATTGAAAGAAGGCAGAAAGAAGAGATCAAG GTGGTGGTTACCGAAGTCCTGGGAGGTGGTAAATTCTATGTTCAGTCTGTTTCTGATCAGAAGGTGGCTGCTATACAGAAGCAGCTTGCTTCTCTAAACCTTCATGATGCTCCTTTAATTGGGGCCTTCAATCCTAAAAGGGGGGATATTGTTTTGTCTCAATTTAGTGCCGATAATTCTTGGAACCGAGCAATG atTGTGAACACTCCTCGAGGTGCTGTTGAATCTGCAAATGACCAGTTTGAGGTGTTCTACATTGACTATGGAAATCAAGAAACCGTCCCTTTCAGTCATTTGCGTCCTGTCGATCCGTCGGTATCCTCTGCCCCAGGCCTTGCTCAGCTTTGCGGCCTGGCATTTGTCAAAGTTCCTAACTTGGAGGATGATTATGGCCAAGAAGCGGCGGTTCGTTTGAGCAAACACTTACTAAGTGCTTCAAAAGAATTTAGGGCCCTGATAGAAGAAAGGGACACATCCGGCGGAAAAGTGAAAGGACAAGGAACTGGGACTATATTTATGGTTACATTGATTGACCCAGAAGCTGATATCAGCATAAATGCGATCATGCTGCAG GAGGGACTTGCTAGGTTGGAGAAAAGGCGTAGATGGGAACCCAAGGACAGACAAGAGGTGTTGGATGCATTGGAAAAATACCAGAAAGAAGCTCGTGAGAAGAGACTCGCGATGTGGGAGTACGGAGATATTGCATCCGACGATGAGGATATGGCACCACCTGCCCGCAAAGCTACTGGAAAGCGGTGA
- the LOC140860341 gene encoding calnexin homolog gives MEDRKRKICIMQCLLLLSIGCFVSQLRASDDVKFYESFDQKFEGRWVVSEKEEYNGVWKHSKSEGHDDYGLLVSEKAKKHAIVKVLEESVELKDETVVLQFEVRLQEGLECGGAYIKYLRPQDAAWIPKNFDNESPYTIMFGPDKCGATNKVHFILKHENPKTGKYVEHHLKYPPSVPSDKLTHVYTAILKPDNELRILIDGEEKKKANFLSEEDFEPALIPPKTIPDPDDRKPEDWDERAKIPDPEATKPEDWDEDAPMEIEDEEAEKPEGWLDDEPEEVDDPEATKPEDWDDEEDGEWEAPKIDNPKCSEAPGCGEWKKPMKTNPAYKGKWQPPLIENPNYKGIWKAQLIGNPEYFEVEKPNFDPIAAIGIEIWTMQDGILFDNILIASDEKVAQVYREKAWKPKFDVEKEKQKAEEPSSDGLKGVQKIVFDYLYKAADLPFLGEHKVKVLDLLEKAEKQPNLTIGILVSVIVIIFTVLLKLIFGGKKPAKASTEAEKTDAAETSNDQGTSEEKDEQNDDDASAAAAPRRRNTRRDN, from the exons AAATTCTACGAGTCCTTCGATCAGAAATTCGAGGGGAGATGGGTGGTTTCTGAGAAGGAGGAATACAATG GTGTGTGGAAACATTCTAAGAGCGAGGGACACGATGATTATGGGCTTCTTGTGAGCGAGAAGGCAAAGAAACATGCCATAGTTAAAGTTCTTGAAGAATCTGTTGAACTCAAGGATGAAACAGTTGTACTTCAGTTTGAGGTCCGCCTCCAGGAAGGCCTCGAATGTGGAGGTGCTTATATCAAATACCTGCGCCCTCAGGATGCTGCATGGATTCCCAAGAATTTTGACAATGAATCACCGTACACAATAATGTTTGGTCCTGACAAATGTGGAGCCACTAACAAGGTTCACTTCATTTTGAAGCATGAAAACCCCAAGACTGGAAAATACGTTGAACATCATCTCAAGTATCCGCCATCAGTTCCATCAGACAAATTGACCCATGTTTACACTGCCATCTTGAAACCAGATAATGAGCTGAGAATCTTGATTGATggcgaagaaaagaagaaagctAACTTCCTTTCTGAAGAAGACTTTGAACCAGCACTTATCCCACCAAAGACTATCCCAGATCCCGATGACAGGAAACCCGAGGATTGGGATGAGAGGGCGAAAATCCCAGATCCAGAAGCCACTAAGCCCGAGGACTGGGATGAGGATGCTCCAATGGAAATTGAAGATGAAGAAGCTGAGAAGCCTGAAGGTTGGTTGGATGATGAACCCGAGGAGGTTGATGATCCTGAAGCTACAAAACCAGAAGATTGGGATGATGAAGAGGATGGTGAATGGGAGGCACCAAAAATTGACAACCCCAAGTGTTCAGAGGCTCCTGGATGTGGGGAGTGGAAGAAGCCGATGAAGACGAATCCTGCGTACAAAGGAAAATGGCAGCCTCCACTAATTGAGAACCCTAACTACAAGGGTATTTGGAAGGCTCAGCTAATTGGAAACCCGGAGTACTTTGAAGTGGAGAAACCAAACTTCGATCCAATTGCAGCAATTGGGATTGAGATCTGGACAATGCAAGATGGTATATTGTTCGACAATATTCTCATAGCCTCTGATGAAAAAGTTGCACAAGTGTACCGAGAAAAAGCATGGAAACCCAAATTTGATGTAGAGAAAGAGAAACAAAAGGCTGAGGAACCTAGTTCAGATGGGCTTAAGGGAGTGCAG AAAATTGTATTTGATTACCTTTACAAAGCTGCAGACCTTCCCTTCTTGGGTGAGCACAAAGTCAAAGTATTG GACCTGCTTGAGAAGGCTGAGAAACAACCAAACCTCACGATTGGAATCCTCGTCTCCGTTATTGTCATCATCTTCACAGTTCTGTTGAAACTCATCTTTGGTGGAAAGAAGCCG GCTAAAGCAAGTACAGAAGCTGAGAAAACTGATGCTGCTGAAACTTCAAATGACCAAGGGACCTCAGAGGAGAAGGATGAGCAGAACGATGACGATGCCTCTGCAGCCGCAGCTCCTCGGCGAAGGAACACAAGGCGTGACAATTAG